The Patescibacteria group bacterium DNA segment AATAGAATTAAAAGAAGAGTCATTTGCAAAACCTTCAGAGAAGAATCGTGTTCTTGGGCTTGAGGGGAGCCGTATTGCGGAAAGGATTCCGCGCGATTCATTTGTTGTCGCGCTCGACAGAGAAGGTACGCAATACTCATCTGAGCGATTGGCACAAGCCATTAAGCAGGTTGGTGAAATGGGTGATAGGATAGTGTTTATTATCGGCGGTCCCCTGGGGCTTTCTCCAGCTATTCTTGCAAAAGCTTCCCTG contains these protein-coding regions:
- the rlmH gene encoding 23S rRNA (pseudouridine(1915)-N(3))-methyltransferase RlmH, whose translation is MYSITLIVVGKLKEQQWKSACEEYNKRMRPFSRMEIIELKEESFAKPSEKNRVLGLEGSRIAERIPRDSFVVALDREGTQYSSERLAQAIKQVGEMGDRIVFIIGGPLGLSPAILAKASLRLSLSQLTLPHQLARVVLAEQLYRAMTILHGKQYHY